A region from the uncultured Draconibacterium sp. genome encodes:
- a CDS encoding FKBP-type peptidyl-prolyl cis-trans isomerase has translation MKKTLSWILLLLGAVGYLACDDGIDYEKMRQEELALLEEYINEVHPDGEPTASGLYYFNESGTGEGDTIKTGDRVQLYYATWSLIDGPDSILVDETNGYLDGHRYEPYEVIVGAGQSIKGLEEALLYMQKGTKSHLVINSELAYGQQGSGTLIGAFQTILMEVEIYKVIPFEFNDDDE, from the coding sequence ATGAAGAAAACACTGTCATGGATTTTGTTATTGTTGGGTGCTGTAGGATATTTAGCCTGCGATGATGGAATAGATTACGAAAAAATGAGGCAGGAAGAATTAGCCCTGCTGGAAGAATACATTAACGAAGTTCATCCGGATGGCGAGCCAACAGCATCCGGGCTTTATTATTTTAACGAGAGCGGAACCGGCGAAGGAGACACGATAAAAACCGGCGACAGGGTGCAGTTGTATTATGCAACCTGGTCGTTAATTGATGGCCCCGACAGCATTTTGGTTGACGAAACAAATGGTTATTTAGATGGCCACAGGTACGAACCTTATGAAGTTATTGTGGGGGCCGGACAGTCGATAAAAGGATTGGAAGAGGCCTTGTTATACATGCAGAAAGGAACAAAATCGCACCTGGTTATTAATTCTGAGTTAGCCTATGGTCAGCAAGGTTCCGGAACACTTATCGGAGCTTTTCAAACCATTTTAATGGAAGTGGAAATCTACAAGGTTATTCCATTTGAATTTAACGATGACGATGAGTAA
- a CDS encoding D-hexose-6-phosphate mutarotase: protein MNIDDLNENFGVEGEVCFMELEGDLPFITVTNKYAEADICLYGAQITGFRPAGTTDVLWMSPYSVFEVGKAIRGGIPVCFPWFGPHAENADFPQHGFARTSMWQVLEVKTLEKGETSVALQLNNSAQTQKFWPHEFAAKMIFIIGKSLSVTLEVSNTSTHEFSYTAALHSYFNLSGVENISIEGLENTSYENQLDGKRYTQEERLLGISEAITRHYFNTTADCVITDPYFNRNIRIAKEGSKCSTVWNPWAATCKQMSDVPNNAYETFVCLETVNNINDKIVLAPGQSHGTTAIISIE from the coding sequence ATGAATATAGACGATTTAAATGAAAATTTTGGAGTAGAAGGAGAAGTGTGTTTTATGGAGTTGGAGGGCGACCTTCCATTTATTACCGTAACCAATAAATACGCTGAAGCGGATATTTGTTTATATGGTGCACAGATAACTGGTTTCAGACCGGCAGGTACCACTGATGTTTTATGGATGAGCCCTTACAGTGTTTTTGAAGTGGGTAAAGCCATACGTGGCGGAATTCCCGTTTGTTTTCCATGGTTTGGTCCGCACGCCGAAAATGCAGATTTTCCGCAACACGGATTTGCACGTACATCGATGTGGCAGGTGCTGGAAGTAAAAACTCTTGAAAAAGGAGAAACTTCTGTTGCTTTACAGCTAAACAATTCGGCGCAAACCCAAAAATTCTGGCCACACGAGTTTGCGGCTAAAATGATATTTATAATTGGCAAATCATTGTCGGTAACGCTTGAAGTTAGCAATACTTCCACTCATGAATTTTCGTACACTGCTGCCTTGCACAGCTATTTTAACCTTTCAGGTGTTGAAAACATCAGCATCGAGGGACTGGAAAATACATCCTACGAAAACCAGTTGGATGGTAAACGTTACACTCAGGAAGAAAGATTATTGGGAATTTCGGAAGCCATTACGCGGCATTATTTTAATACAACTGCTGATTGTGTAATTACCGACCCTTATTTTAATAGAAACATACGTATTGCAAAAGAAGGAAGTAAGTGTTCAACCGTTTGGAACCCATGGGCAGCAACCTGCAAACAGATGAGTGATGTGCCAAATAATGCCTACGAAACATTTGTTTGCCTTGAAACGGTAAATAATATCAACGACAAAATTGTACTGGCGCCGGGACAATCGCATGGCACAACAGCAATTATCAGCATAGAGTAA
- a CDS encoding FKBP-type peptidyl-prolyl cis-trans isomerase: protein MNLKLITRFFLASIIGLALWACVDESEDYVPPTKAEETALLSEYLDTLQNRGLDIDTTSMGVYYIIDSVGNGNYSYAGDTCVVKYTGFFLTGDVFDTSGSNTFQFVLEGDNLIEGWTDGMKVIDEGGKAYLIVPSEHAYGTNGVMDYYGNYSIPPNTSLVFYIEMVEIKPLD, encoded by the coding sequence ATGAATTTGAAATTAATTACAAGATTTTTTTTGGCGAGTATTATCGGTTTAGCTTTATGGGCATGTGTTGACGAAAGTGAAGATTATGTGCCGCCAACAAAAGCTGAAGAAACAGCCCTGTTGAGTGAGTATCTGGATACGCTGCAAAACAGAGGCCTTGATATTGATACGACCTCCATGGGGGTGTATTATATAATTGATTCAGTAGGTAATGGTAATTACTCATACGCAGGCGATACCTGTGTAGTAAAATATACCGGCTTTTTTCTTACGGGAGATGTTTTTGATACTTCAGGAAGCAACACCTTCCAATTTGTATTGGAAGGTGACAACCTGATTGAAGGTTGGACTGATGGCATGAAAGTAATTGATGAAGGAGGAAAAGCCTACCTGATTGTGCCTTCGGAACATGCCTATGGAACAAACGGGGTAATGGATTACTACGGAAACTATTCAATTCCGCCAAATACTTCGCTTGTTTTTTACATCGAAATGGTGGAAATCAAACCACTTGATTAA
- the ribH gene encoding 6,7-dimethyl-8-ribityllumazine synthase, with amino-acid sequence MATKDLSAYDINSVPTAENMRFGIVVAEWNWEITSALANGAVDTLKKHGATDDNISVKYVPGTFELPLGGQFFAEMDNVDAVILLGCVIQGDTRHFDYICEGVTQGTKDLNLKYNKPFIFGVLTTNNEQQALDRAGGKLGNKGDEAAVTAIKMVALQQSFK; translated from the coding sequence ATGGCAACAAAAGACTTATCAGCATACGATATAAACTCGGTACCAACGGCAGAAAATATGCGTTTTGGCATTGTTGTGGCAGAATGGAATTGGGAAATAACTTCGGCATTGGCCAATGGAGCTGTCGATACCTTAAAAAAACATGGTGCTACCGATGATAATATTTCAGTAAAATATGTTCCTGGCACTTTTGAGCTGCCTTTGGGCGGACAGTTTTTTGCAGAAATGGATAACGTTGATGCGGTTATTTTGCTGGGCTGTGTTATTCAGGGCGACACCCGCCACTTCGACTACATTTGCGAAGGTGTTACCCAGGGTACAAAAGATTTAAATCTGAAGTATAACAAACCGTTTATTTTTGGCGTACTAACCACCAACAACGAGCAGCAAGCACTTGATCGCGCCGGCGGTAAACTTGGCAATAAAGGAGACGAA
- a CDS encoding nucleoside-diphosphate kinase, producing MAGNVTFTMIKPGAVKKNYVGAILKMINEAGFVIRAMKLTRMSGTQAASFYEVHQGKPFYDELVKFMSSGPIVAAILEKENAIADYRELIGATNPDNAAEGTVRKMFACSVTQNAVHGADSDENAKREADFFFSTFERFYD from the coding sequence ATGGCTGGAAACGTAACTTTTACCATGATTAAACCCGGTGCGGTTAAAAAAAATTATGTTGGCGCAATTCTGAAAATGATAAATGAAGCCGGTTTTGTAATTCGGGCGATGAAGCTTACACGCATGTCGGGCACGCAGGCAGCTTCGTTTTACGAAGTTCACCAGGGAAAACCTTTTTACGATGAACTAGTAAAATTTATGAGCTCGGGACCTATTGTTGCCGCCATTCTAGAAAAAGAAAATGCAATTGCTGATTACCGCGAACTGATTGGCGCCACTAATCCCGATAATGCGGCTGAAGGAACCGTACGCAAAATGTTTGCCTGCAGTGTTACTCAAAATGCGGTTCATGGTGCCGACAGCGATGAAAATGCAAAGCGCGAGGCCGATTTTTTCTTTTCAACTTTCGAACGTTTTTACGACTAA
- a CDS encoding DUF721 domain-containing protein, with amino-acid sequence MRRSNTQSLSEVLKEFIEQNRMERKLKEVDIVQGWENLLGKTIARYTRNIYIRNQVLYVEITSSVVKNELFLMREEICRRINSNAGEEIITRIVFK; translated from the coding sequence ATGAGAAGAAGCAATACGCAGTCGTTAAGCGAAGTGTTAAAAGAGTTTATCGAGCAAAACCGCATGGAACGAAAGCTAAAAGAGGTTGATATCGTGCAGGGATGGGAAAACTTGCTCGGAAAAACCATTGCACGCTATACCCGCAATATTTACATCAGGAACCAGGTTTTATATGTTGAAATTACATCGAGTGTAGTTAAAAATGAGCTGTTTCTGATGCGAGAAGAAATTTGCAGGCGCATTAATTCCAATGCCGGCGAAGAAATTATAACCCGAATTGTTTTTAAATAA
- a CDS encoding tetratricopeptide repeat protein, whose translation MAKKNVEQADNLQELESALTKTEQFIEDNSKIISYAIGGVIVVVALYLGFNKFYLQPKEDEAISQMFMAENYFEKDSFNLAINGDGNYLGFLDIIDDYGITKSANRAKYYTGISYLYMGDYEAALDYLNDFKTDDLLLAPVAEGAKGDAFLELGESDKALKQYKKAYAVTDNELTTPVYMMKAANLLESMDELENALALYEEIKEKYPTSTEGTNADRYIARIKTKLN comes from the coding sequence ATGGCAAAGAAGAATGTAGAACAGGCCGATAATTTACAAGAACTTGAAAGCGCGTTAACAAAAACGGAACAGTTTATCGAAGACAACTCAAAAATCATCAGTTACGCAATTGGTGGTGTAATTGTAGTTGTTGCCTTGTACCTTGGTTTTAATAAGTTTTATTTACAACCAAAAGAGGACGAGGCTATCTCGCAAATGTTTATGGCCGAGAATTATTTTGAAAAGGACTCATTTAACCTGGCCATTAATGGCGATGGAAATTACCTTGGGTTTTTGGATATTATTGATGATTACGGAATAACAAAATCAGCTAATCGTGCAAAATACTACACCGGTATTTCTTACCTGTACATGGGAGACTATGAAGCAGCACTTGATTATTTGAACGATTTTAAAACTGATGATTTGTTGCTTGCACCGGTAGCCGAAGGAGCTAAAGGAGACGCTTTTCTTGAATTGGGTGAAAGCGACAAAGCATTAAAACAATACAAAAAGGCATATGCAGTAACCGACAATGAACTTACCACTCCGGTTTATATGATGAAAGCGGCAAACCTGCTGGAGTCGATGGATGAGTTGGAAAATGCACTGGCTTTGTATGAGGAGATTAAGGAAAAATATCCGACTTCTACAGAAGGAACAAATGCCGATCGGTACATCGCACGCATTAAAACAAAATTGAATTAA
- a CDS encoding bifunctional oligoribonuclease/PAP phosphatase NrnA, whose amino-acid sequence MKNTEIEIITSISALLKAKALKIAIVPHENPDGDAIGSALGLGQVLKTYGHEVKVLSPNSYPDFLKWFSAEVPVLMYNEDKKTAKNWLKVADVMICVDFNDASRAGILEKKILEFPYKKVMIDHHPYPKEFCDFRISETSYSSTAELVYDVLCKAGFQSYFSQSAAEALYTGILTDTGGFSHNISKNTFRVAAELLNYDIETDKIQSAVFHNFSADRMKLLGFCLNEKMQVFPEYRAAVISISKKELEHFNFQPGDTEGFVNYPLSIKNIVFSALFIEKDGFVKASFRSKGDFPANAFSAENFNGGGHLNAAGGESELSFEDTLTKFAQLLPQYAHQLLNTTI is encoded by the coding sequence TTGAAAAATACTGAAATAGAGATTATTACATCAATAAGTGCATTGCTTAAAGCAAAGGCTTTAAAGATTGCAATTGTGCCACACGAAAATCCTGATGGTGACGCCATTGGCTCGGCTCTGGGCCTGGGACAGGTACTTAAAACCTACGGGCACGAAGTAAAGGTTTTGTCGCCAAATAGTTATCCTGATTTTTTAAAATGGTTTTCGGCTGAAGTGCCCGTGCTGATGTATAACGAGGATAAGAAAACAGCTAAAAACTGGTTGAAAGTGGCAGATGTAATGATTTGCGTTGATTTTAATGATGCCAGTCGGGCAGGAATATTGGAAAAGAAAATTCTGGAGTTCCCGTATAAAAAAGTGATGATCGATCATCATCCGTACCCCAAAGAATTTTGCGATTTTAGGATTTCGGAAACTTCGTATAGCTCAACTGCTGAACTGGTTTATGATGTTTTATGCAAAGCTGGTTTTCAATCGTACTTTTCGCAAAGCGCAGCAGAAGCATTGTATACCGGCATATTAACCGATACCGGAGGCTTTAGCCACAATATTTCAAAAAACACATTCAGGGTGGCGGCAGAGCTCTTAAATTACGATATTGAAACCGATAAAATTCAATCAGCAGTGTTTCATAACTTTTCGGCCGACCGAATGAAGCTGCTTGGTTTCTGCTTGAACGAAAAAATGCAGGTGTTCCCGGAATACAGAGCTGCGGTAATAAGCATTAGTAAAAAGGAACTGGAACATTTTAATTTTCAGCCCGGCGATACCGAGGGTTTTGTAAATTACCCTCTATCTATAAAAAATATAGTGTTTAGTGCGTTGTTTATTGAAAAAGACGGCTTTGTAAAAGCTTCATTCCGCTCTAAAGGTGATTTTCCGGCCAATGCTTTTTCCGCTGAAAACTTTAACGGAGGCGGGCATCTTAATGCCGCAGGAGGGGAGTCGGAATTGAGTTTTGAGGATACATTAACAAAGTTCGCGCAACTTTTACCCCAGTATGCGCATCAATTGTTGAACACAACAATTTAA
- a CDS encoding DNA replication/repair protein RecF, protein MYIEEISIVNFKNILEVKAVFSPKLNCFIGKNGAGKTNMLDAIYYLSFCKSFFNATDQLNINHEESFFMLNGSYARKSSKEIINCGLQKGQKKQFKRNTKVYKKLQEHIGLLPLVMITPSDVNLILGGSDERRKFMDGVISQYNQAYLDDLLKYNRALVQRNNLLKQFVAERYFDEDLLGIWDDQLIEYGCRIHDERKKFVEKLIPVFQRYYNYISQGNEVVELVHQSDLYDADFKTMLKAALPKDRIVQHTTVGIHKDDLQLKIGEYLIKKLGSQGQKKTYLVALKLAQFDFIKEISGQKPILLLDDIFDKLDQHRVEQIVTAVAGEQFGQIFITDTNREHLDTIIKKMDADYRIFNVESGKVELAK, encoded by the coding sequence ATGTATATTGAAGAGATTTCAATTGTAAATTTTAAAAATATCCTGGAAGTAAAAGCTGTTTTTTCTCCTAAACTGAACTGTTTTATCGGAAAAAACGGGGCTGGCAAAACAAATATGCTCGATGCAATCTATTACCTGTCGTTTTGCAAAAGTTTTTTTAATGCAACCGACCAGTTAAATATTAATCACGAAGAGAGCTTTTTTATGCTAAACGGAAGTTATGCGCGGAAAAGTTCGAAGGAGATTATAAATTGTGGTTTGCAAAAAGGACAGAAAAAACAGTTTAAACGAAATACCAAGGTTTATAAGAAATTACAGGAACATATTGGCTTGTTACCCCTGGTAATGATTACACCATCGGATGTGAACCTGATTTTAGGGGGAAGCGACGAACGTCGAAAATTTATGGATGGGGTTATTTCGCAATACAACCAGGCCTATCTTGATGATCTTTTAAAATACAACAGGGCATTGGTTCAACGCAATAATTTGTTAAAGCAATTTGTAGCTGAGCGGTATTTCGACGAAGATTTGCTGGGTATTTGGGATGATCAATTGATCGAATACGGATGCCGTATTCATGATGAACGGAAAAAATTTGTGGAGAAGTTAATCCCGGTTTTTCAGCGCTACTATAATTATATTTCGCAAGGTAATGAGGTCGTAGAACTAGTCCATCAGTCGGACCTTTACGATGCTGATTTTAAAACGATGCTAAAGGCGGCTTTGCCAAAAGACCGGATTGTACAGCATACCACCGTAGGAATTCATAAAGATGATTTACAGTTAAAAATTGGTGAGTATCTTATAAAAAAGCTCGGGTCGCAGGGGCAAAAGAAAACTTATCTGGTGGCGCTAAAACTGGCCCAGTTCGATTTTATAAAGGAAATTTCGGGGCAAAAACCGATTTTATTACTGGATGATATTTTCGACAAGCTGGATCAGCACCGGGTAGAGCAAATAGTTACTGCTGTGGCAGGCGAACAGTTCGGTCAGATTTTTATTACCGATACCAATCGAGAGCATTTGGATACCATTATAAAAAAAATGGATGCCGATTATCGGATATTTAATGTTGAATCAGGAAAAGTAGAATTGGCAAAATGA